The following nucleotide sequence is from Nitratidesulfovibrio termitidis HI1.
AGTATCTGAAGCAATATTTCGCTGCGCCCCCCATCGACTGGGCCACCGGCGTGAACCTGCAAGCCGACTCGGCGCGGCGTACCGCCTATATCGCGGCACTGCGCGCCGCCGACGGCGGCGACTATGCGCCGTTGCTGGCGTTTGTGGGCGCGTAGGAGCAGCCTTCCGCCGGAAATCTTTACGCGTACCCCTAATATCCTGCCCGGTGCTGCCGAAGAGATGACCAGCGGGGTGTGCCACGCCCCCGGGAGCACCACATGAGCCTGAACCTGACCCTTGGCGTGTTGCGCGCGCAGAACGGCCTTTCTCCGTACGGAGAAGGGCTGGGCGCGCTGCTGGGCACGTCTGTCGGGTCGGGCACCAGCACGGGGTCGGGTACGCGGGCTTCGGGCCTTTCGCCCGACAAGACCGCCGACGTGTTCGGCGCGGACATCGTGCGTCGGGCATCGGTGGCGCCTGCCGCAACCGATACGACGGGCACGACCACGAATGCCGCGACGGACGCGGCTTCCACCGCGCCAACCGACGCCGAGCGCGATGCCCTTTCCGGCGCGCTGTCCGGCAGCGTGCGCTGGGTGGCCGACAAGTTCGGCGATGCGGCGGCCACCGCCGTCATGGGCATCGTGTACAAGAGCATCGGCGACGGCCCTGTCACCGAAGATTCGCTGGGCGAAGGTCTGCTGAACGCCTTGCGCTTCGTGGACCGCCAGTTCGGCACGACATCGGGCGATGCGTTCATGGCGCAGCTCAATGGCGGCGGCCTCAACGACGCGCTCAACGACTACTTCGACAACGGCCTTTCCGAGCGGTTCATGGTGGCGGGCGCGGGCAACCTGGCCGACGACGCGGTGCAGGGGGCCGAGGCGGCCAAGGCCACGCTGGTGCAGCAGGCGGCGGAAGAAGATGGCGACGGCGGCACCGACGCCATGCAGTCGCTGCTGGACACGTTGCGCAAGATGGGCGTGGAGGACGCCACGGAACCGGGTGGGGCTGCCGGTTCGAACGGTGCGAACGGTGCCGCTTCAGGCAGCCAGGCCGCCGGGACCAGCGCCGCCGATACCATGTCTGGGCTGCTGTCCGGCGCGTTGTCTTCCCTCTCCGGATTCTTGGGACAGGCCGGATTTTCAGGCCAGGCCGGCAGCCGCGCGGGCGGCCTGGCCGCCGGGTACGGGCCCACCGGCGCGGCGGCGCAGGCCCCGGATGCCCTTGCCCCCGGCCTGCTGCTGCAAGCCAGCGTCTAGCCGTTCATGCGCCTGCGGGCGCCTTGCGCGGCAATCCGCCGCACCTCCTCACCGGGCACCGCCTGGTGTTTTCGTTTCGGAAGCCCTGCCGCGCAAGGGCTCCCCTGCCTGCTTGCCATGGTCAGGCAGAGGCGTATACCGGACTCCCCGTCTGCTCAATGAAGCGGCGACGACCGGCTCCCCAACCCGGTTCGCGACCTTCCCCGACTGGCCTTTCCCCACGGCATGTCCTGCATGCCCGGCTTCTACACACTCCGCCACCTTCGGGTTCCTTCATGCCCACACCCAACTCCGCTTCGCCGTCCCAGGATAGCCCCGCGTCTTCACCGCCCGGCCCGACTGGCCCGACTGGCCCGTCTGAACCGACTGACTCGACAGGCCCCCAAGGCGGCAGTTCGTTGCGTGAGGTAACCCGCATCCCCTCGCTGCCGCGCTTCTGGATCAGCCAGTGCGGTTCGTACCTGGCCTACAACATGCTGGCCGTGGTCATCGGCTGGCAGATCTACGCCATGACCGGCAGCGCCCTGCACCTCGGCCTGGTGGGGCTGGCCCAGTTCACCCCGCAATTGCTGCTTACCCTGGTGGTGGGCGGCGTGGCCGACCGCTTCGACCGGCGGCGCATCGCCTTCTGCTGCCAGTTGGCCGAAGGGCTGATGGCCGTGGCCCTGGCCGTGGGCAGCGCCACGGGCACCCTGACCCCTGCCGGGGTATTCGCCGGGGCCTTTCTGACCGGCGCGGCCCGTGCCTTCGAGCAACCCGCCATGAGCGCCCTGCTGCCCGGCCTGGTGCCGGTGCAGGTGCTGCCCCGCGTGCTGGCCTTTGGCGCCGGGCTGCGTCAGGCGTCCATCATTGCAGGCCCGGCGCTGGGCGGCTTTCTGTGCGCCGCCGGTGCCCAGGTGGGCTACGGGGTGTGCGGCGCGGCGTTTCTGATCGCGTGCGTGGCCATCCTGCTGGTGCGCCGACCGGACACGGCGGCAAAACGCGAGCCCATGACCCTGCGTTCGCTGTTCGGGGGCATCGACTACGTGCGGCGCAACCCGGTCATCCTGGGGGCCATCTCGCTGGACCTCTTTTCGGTGCTGCTGGGCGGGGCCACGGCCCTGCTGCCCATCTACGCCAGCGACATCCTGCACACGGGGCCGTGGGGCCTCGGCCTGTTGCGCGCCTCCCCGGCCGTGGGCGCGCTGTGCATGTCGGTGTACCTGGCCCGCGTGCCCATGCGGCGGCGGGTGGGCAGGCGGCTGTTCGCCGGGGTGGTGGGCTTCGGCGTGGCCACCGTCACCTTCGGGCTGTCGCGCAGCTTCCCGCTGTCCATGGCCGCCCTGGCCATGCTGGGCTCGTGCGACATGATCAGCGTGGTGGTGCGCCAGACCCTGGTGCAGCTGGAAACGCCGGACGCCATGCGCGGCCGCGTGGGCGCGGTGAATTCGGTGTTCATCGGCACTTCCAACCAGCTTGGCGAATTCGAGTCCGGGGTTACCGCCGCGTGGTTCGGCGCCACCGGTTCGGTGGTGCTGGGGGGCGTGGGCACCATTCTCGTGGCCCTGCTGTGGATGCGCCTGTTCCCGGCCCTGCTGCACCGCGACCAACTGGTGAGCACGCCCGCCGCAGCCCCCGATACGGAGCCGGACGCGGAACCCGACGCGACGCAGGACGCGAAACCCGACCCGGAACCGGAATCGGCGCGGGCATCCGGTTAGTTCTTCTCTTTCCGCTCCGCACGCGCAAG
It contains:
- a CDS encoding MFS transporter; this translates as MREVTRIPSLPRFWISQCGSYLAYNMLAVVIGWQIYAMTGSALHLGLVGLAQFTPQLLLTLVVGGVADRFDRRRIAFCCQLAEGLMAVALAVGSATGTLTPAGVFAGAFLTGAARAFEQPAMSALLPGLVPVQVLPRVLAFGAGLRQASIIAGPALGGFLCAAGAQVGYGVCGAAFLIACVAILLVRRPDTAAKREPMTLRSLFGGIDYVRRNPVILGAISLDLFSVLLGGATALLPIYASDILHTGPWGLGLLRASPAVGALCMSVYLARVPMRRRVGRRLFAGVVGFGVATVTFGLSRSFPLSMAALAMLGSCDMISVVVRQTLVQLETPDAMRGRVGAVNSVFIGTSNQLGEFESGVTAAWFGATGSVVLGGVGTILVALLWMRLFPALLHRDQLVSTPAAAPDTEPDAEPDATQDAKPDPEPESARASG